From the genome of Uranotaenia lowii strain MFRU-FL chromosome 1, ASM2978415v1, whole genome shotgun sequence, one region includes:
- the LOC129740411 gene encoding uncharacterized protein LOC129740411 isoform X2 → MPTSGSRGAVIEEFIMYEKEVEMFMNVLPQLSQIAGDAFFAAKCFYATRDPERMIVFHDLKSLGYIMANRHAGLDYDHCALIMSKIGKLHAASIKFASGNRDVLDKYFHFSLFPPVEQRKSDCITVVFQKGFETLVSTIEDSWDDFDPAVLAKLKRLLPFYLTKLEACMTQKVEDGYCVLNHGDLWCNNMLFKYDEKSGRVDDVVFVDYQICYYSSPGIDLNYALANCPDLKTRDREEELIQVYHRSLKEAMQTIGLENIPSLADVKRERKRMEFWSFVSIVSILPIVMMERTDTVEASFEAMVDEKVAEKARKIQYSGKLYQAIVKPMLKRFDQRGLLEV, encoded by the exons ATGCCAACTTCCGGAAGCCGGGGAGCAGTCATCGAGGAATTCATTATGTACGAGAAGGAAGTGGAAATGTTTATGAACGTACTGCCGCAGCTGTCCCAGATTGCTGGAGATGCTTTCTTTGCCGCTAA ATGTTTCTACGCCACCCGGGACCCGGAACGCATGATCGTCTTCCACGATCTGAAATCGCTCGGATACATCATGGCTAATCGGCACGCCGGGCTCGATTACGATCACTGTGCGCTGATCATGTCAAAAATCGGCAAACTGCATGCGGCCTCCATAAAATTTGCCAGCGGCAACAGAGACGTGCTCGATAAGTACTTCCACTTCAGCCTGTTTCCGCCAGTTGAACAGCGCAAATCGGACTGCATCACGGTGGTGTTCCAGAAGGGGTTCGAAACGTTGGTCAGCACCATCGAAGATAGCTGGGATGATTTCGACCCGGCTGTGTTGGCAAAATTGAAGCGGCTGCTGCCATTTTATCTGACCAAACTGGAGGCCTGCATGACCCAAAAGGTTGAGGATGGTTATTGCGTGTTGAACCACGGGGACCTTTGGTGTAACAATATGCTGTTTAAGTATGATGAAAAGTCGGGTCGGGTTGACGATGTAGTGTTCGTGGACTATCAGATTTGTTACTATTCGAGCCCGGGCATCGATCTGAACTACGCACTGGCCAACTGTCCAGATTTGAAAACGAGAGATCGGGAAGAGGAGTTGATCCAGGTATATCACAGGAGTTTGAAGGAGGCAATGCAGACGATAGGGCTTGAAAACATTCCCAGTTTGGCTGATGTGAAGCGGGAACGGAAGCGGATGGAATTTTGGTCGTTCGTTTCGATCGTGTCGATTCTGCCGATTGTGATGATGGAGCGAACCGATACAGTGGAGGCTAGCTTCGAGGCGATGGTCGACgaaaaggttgccgaaaaagcCCGCAAGATCCAGTACAGCGGCAAGTTGTACCAGGCTATTGTGAAACCGATGTTGAAACGCTTTGATCAGCGTGGGTTGCTGGAAGTTTGA
- the LOC129740411 gene encoding uncharacterized protein LOC129740411 isoform X1, with translation MSAEVKVSIPEYLGEELIRKALVNGFQKDGLQVHSFDISAATSSGDNYMSDVFRIQISYRSSPKADKLEHVSLVVKCMPTSGSRGAVIEEFIMYEKEVEMFMNVLPQLSQIAGDAFFAAKCFYATRDPERMIVFHDLKSLGYIMANRHAGLDYDHCALIMSKIGKLHAASIKFASGNRDVLDKYFHFSLFPPVEQRKSDCITVVFQKGFETLVSTIEDSWDDFDPAVLAKLKRLLPFYLTKLEACMTQKVEDGYCVLNHGDLWCNNMLFKYDEKSGRVDDVVFVDYQICYYSSPGIDLNYALANCPDLKTRDREEELIQVYHRSLKEAMQTIGLENIPSLADVKRERKRMEFWSFVSIVSILPIVMMERTDTVEASFEAMVDEKVAEKARKIQYSGKLYQAIVKPMLKRFDQRGLLEV, from the exons ATGTCCGCTGAAGTGAAGGTTTCAATACCGGAATATCTTGGCGAGGAGCTTATCCGGAAGGCTCTCGTTAACGGTTTCCAGAAGGATGGGTTGCAGGTGCACAGCTTCGATATTTCTGCGGCCACCTCAAGTGGCGATAATTATATGAGTGATGTCTTCCGTATTCAGATCAGTTATCG ATCATCGCCGAAGGCGGACAAATTGGAACACGTTTCGCTGGTGGTCAAGTGTATGCCAACTTCCGGAAGCCGGGGAGCAGTCATCGAGGAATTCATTATGTACGAGAAGGAAGTGGAAATGTTTATGAACGTACTGCCGCAGCTGTCCCAGATTGCTGGAGATGCTTTCTTTGCCGCTAA ATGTTTCTACGCCACCCGGGACCCGGAACGCATGATCGTCTTCCACGATCTGAAATCGCTCGGATACATCATGGCTAATCGGCACGCCGGGCTCGATTACGATCACTGTGCGCTGATCATGTCAAAAATCGGCAAACTGCATGCGGCCTCCATAAAATTTGCCAGCGGCAACAGAGACGTGCTCGATAAGTACTTCCACTTCAGCCTGTTTCCGCCAGTTGAACAGCGCAAATCGGACTGCATCACGGTGGTGTTCCAGAAGGGGTTCGAAACGTTGGTCAGCACCATCGAAGATAGCTGGGATGATTTCGACCCGGCTGTGTTGGCAAAATTGAAGCGGCTGCTGCCATTTTATCTGACCAAACTGGAGGCCTGCATGACCCAAAAGGTTGAGGATGGTTATTGCGTGTTGAACCACGGGGACCTTTGGTGTAACAATATGCTGTTTAAGTATGATGAAAAGTCGGGTCGGGTTGACGATGTAGTGTTCGTGGACTATCAGATTTGTTACTATTCGAGCCCGGGCATCGATCTGAACTACGCACTGGCCAACTGTCCAGATTTGAAAACGAGAGATCGGGAAGAGGAGTTGATCCAGGTATATCACAGGAGTTTGAAGGAGGCAATGCAGACGATAGGGCTTGAAAACATTCCCAGTTTGGCTGATGTGAAGCGGGAACGGAAGCGGATGGAATTTTGGTCGTTCGTTTCGATCGTGTCGATTCTGCCGATTGTGATGATGGAGCGAACCGATACAGTGGAGGCTAGCTTCGAGGCGATGGTCGACgaaaaggttgccgaaaaagcCCGCAAGATCCAGTACAGCGGCAAGTTGTACCAGGCTATTGTGAAACCGATGTTGAAACGCTTTGATCAGCGTGGGTTGCTGGAAGTTTGA
- the LOC129740403 gene encoding uncharacterized protein LOC129740403 gives MAKIPPFINAQLLQAALEEGLNFPRRTEGVQVQEFTAQCATSAGDNFLSDVFRVWVQFSRVGSTRNEDVSLIVKCMPDGGPRGSLIEQLDVFRKEIYMFRRVVPELSRLAGGEMFAARLFYATETPIRMLIFQDLKSLGYVMADRSTGGGLDINHCTVIMKKIAKFHAASMTMLYQADAGKMEELQSRFRYGHVNPSLKVEENVVLGILIAGLDTLIDCAEKYWTEMEPEVLQKLKTMRPRYADRVLECLYRKYTDGFRVLNHADLWSNNILFRYDSNKVPLDAVFVDYQLSFISSPGIDLNYSLMNCPTFEVREFQKDALLEVYYRQLVDSLKKLNYSSIPTVKDVQKEYKRMEYFGLVSAISILPIVTMDCVPDDLDVSFDALADERKAEQLRLFQYNGARYRKAITVVLERFHREGLLD, from the exons ATGGCCAAAATTCCACCCTTCATCAACGCCCAGCTTCTGCAGGCGGCACTCGAAGAGGGATTGAACTTTCCCCGGCGCACCGAGGGGGTCCAGGTGCAAGAATTTACCGCCCAATGTGCGACCAGTGCCGGGGACAATTTCCTGAGTGATGTTTTCCGAGTGTGGGTGCAGTTTAGCCGAGTCGGATCCACTCGGAACGAGGACGTGTCGCTGATCGTGAAATGTATGCCAGATGGAGGACCCCGTGGGTCGCTGATCGAACAGTTGGATGTGTTCCGGAAGGAAATCTACATGTTCCGTCGGGTGGTTCCGGAACTGAGCCGGTTGGCCGGTGGGGAAATGTTTGCTGCCAG GCTTTTCTACGCCACCGAAACCCCGATCCGCATGCTCATTTTCCAAGATCTCAAATCGCTAGGGTACGTGATGGCCGATCGCTCAACCGGGGGAGGTCTGGACATCAACCACTGCACGGTTATCATGAAAAAGATAGCTAAATTCCATGCCGCCTCTATGACCATGCTGTATCAGGCTGATGCCGGAAAGATGGAGGAACTCCAATCCCGTTTCCGATATGGCCACGTTAACCCAAGCTTAAAGGTGGAGGAGAATGTCGTGCTCGGAATATTGATCGCCGGCCTGGACACGTTGATTGACTGTGCGGaaaagtattggaccgaaatgGAACCTGAAGTCCTGCAGAAGCTGAAAACGATGAGACCGCGCTATGCCGATCGGGTGCTGGAATGCCTGTACCGGAAATATACGGATGGATTTCGGGTGCTGAACCATGCCGATCTGTGGAGCAATAATATTTTGTTTCGGTATGATTCAAATAAGGTACCGTTGGATGCGGTTTTCGTTGACTATCAGTTGAGTTTTATCTCGAGTCCCGGAATCGACTTGAACTATTCTCTGATGAATTGTCCCACTTTCGAGGTGAGGGAGTTTCAGAAAGATGCATTGCTGGAAGTTTACTATCGACAGTTAGtagattccttgaaaaagtTGAACTATTCCAGTATTCCCACCGTTAAGGATGTCCAGAAAGAGTACAAACGAATGGAATATTTCG GTTTAGTGTCCGCGATCTCAATTCTGCCAATCGTGACGATGGACTGTGTTCCAGACGATCTTGATGTCAGCTTCGATGCGCTTGCCGACGAGCGGAAGGCCGAGCAGCTGCGTCTTTTCCAGTACAACGGTGCTCGGTATCGGAAGGCGATAACCGTGGTATTGGAACGCTTCCATCGTGAAGGTTTGCTGGATTAA
- the LOC129754486 gene encoding B-cell CLL/lymphoma 7 protein family member B-B, with the protein MVGVSASERKDKSVPHLSRSVRAETRASKKDDVKKFMLSMDRVRRWEKKWVTIGETSMKIYKWVPISCKENKKGAGSGGLLKGVTGNGGTGTGGGGGGGTGSGTNVSGGSSAVAAVNSSNSNSNSSENKENSRKPTGTDSNSNSNFALTTEDSNTCFSLVSDSQGATEFVSNMPFSEDSNSQGSDSVPKRLKSD; encoded by the exons ATGGTAGGCGTTTCGGCCTCGGAGCGGAAGGATAAATCGGTCCCCCATCTGTCGAGGAGCGTGCGGGCGGAAACCCGTGCCAGCAAGAAGGATGACGTAAAGAAGTTCATGCTGTCGATGGACCGTGTCCGAAGGTGGGAGAAAAAGTGGGTCACCATTGGGGAAACGTCGATGAAGATCTACAAGTGGGTTCCGATTTCGTGCAAAGAAAACAAGAAAGGTGCAGGGTCAGGTGGTCTGCTGAAAGGCGTTACGGGGAACGGTGGAACCGGAACTGGCGGAGGTGGAGGGGGTGGAACCGGAAGTGGTACCAACGTGAGTGGAGGAAGCAGCGCCGTGGCCGCCGTCAATAGTAGTAATAGCAACAGCAACAGTAGCGAAAATAAGGAAAACAGTCGAAAACCGACGGGGACGGATTCGAACTCCAATTCCAACTTTGCGCTGACCACGGAGGATTCCAATACCT GCTTCTCCCTCGTCAGCGACTCTCAGGGCGCGACGGAATTCGTCTCCAACATGCCATTCTCGGAGGACAGCAACTCGCAGGGCTCGGATAGTGTGCCGAAACGACTGAAAAGCGATTAG